The proteins below are encoded in one region of Pseudophryne corroboree isolate aPseCor3 chromosome 8, aPseCor3.hap2, whole genome shotgun sequence:
- the LOC134949573 gene encoding SMH class II histocompatibility antigen, beta-1 chain-like, protein MPHEDPDNEQHMLICNVFGFFPSEIEVKWYRNGQEETDQVQSTELFQNGDWTSQIHVMLETEIQKGDDYTCEVHHMSLTSPFRVTWKPEMSDSARNKVVTGIVGIVLGTVFIVVGLVMYIRGRKAQTSFRGPQTEHFIGT, encoded by the exons ATGCCGCATGAAGACCCTGATAATGAGCAGCACATGCTGATATGTAATGTGTTTGGGTTCTTCCCATCTGAGATAGAGGTGAAATGgtaccggaatggccaggaggagaCTGATCAGGTTCAGTCTACGGAGCTCTTTCAGAATGGAGATTGGACTTCCCAAATCCATGTGATGCTGGAGACAGAGATTCAGAAAGGAGACGATTACACCTGCGAGGTTCATCACATGAGTCTGACGTCCCCATTTCGTGTGACCTGGA AGCCTGAGATGTCCGATTCCGCAAGAAACAAGGTGGTGACTGGAATTGTGGGAATTGTTCTGGGAACAGTGTTCATCGTTGTTGGTCTGGTTATGTACATACGAGGTCGGAaag CCCAAACTTCATTCCGTGGACCACAGACCGAAC ATTTCATAGGCACTTAA